From a single Pseudoalteromonas nigrifaciens genomic region:
- the infC gene encoding translation initiation factor IF-3: MEERTIRGGKKGQQTAQKNRINEEITAQEVRLIDIDGEQAGIQSLKDAQTMADAAGVDLVEISPNAEPPVCRIMDYGKFIFEKSKELKEQKKKQKQIQIKEIKFRPGTDEGDYQVKLRNLRKFLEAGDKAKITIRFRGREMAHQEIGIELLNRIKGDLEELAVVESFPNRVEGRQMVMMMAPVAKK, translated from the coding sequence TTGGAGGAACGTACTATTAGAGGCGGCAAGAAAGGGCAACAAACAGCCCAAAAAAATCGTATTAACGAAGAAATTACAGCTCAAGAAGTTCGCTTAATTGACATTGACGGCGAGCAAGCTGGAATTCAGTCATTAAAAGACGCGCAAACTATGGCTGATGCAGCGGGTGTTGATCTTGTAGAGATTAGCCCGAACGCTGAGCCGCCTGTTTGTAGAATCATGGACTACGGTAAGTTCATCTTTGAAAAAAGCAAAGAACTAAAAGAGCAGAAGAAGAAGCAAAAGCAAATCCAGATAAAAGAAATCAAATTCCGTCCTGGTACGGATGAAGGTGATTATCAGGTTAAGCTGCGCAACTTACGTAAGTTCTTAGAAGCTGGCGATAAAGCTAAAATTACGATTCGCTTCCGTGGTCGTGAAATGGCTCACCAAGAAATTGGTATAGAATTATTAAACCGTATCAAAGGCGATTTGGAGGAGCTTGCAGTTGTTGAGTCTTTCCCTAATCGCGTTGAAGGTCGCCAAATGGTTATGATGATGGCGCCTGTTGCTAAAAAATAA
- the rpmI gene encoding 50S ribosomal protein L35, with amino-acid sequence MAYKLKSHRGAAKRFKKTASGGFKRKQAHLRHILTKKTSKRKLHLRPKMMVHKNDHGLVSRMLPFA; translated from the coding sequence ATGGCTTATAAGCTAAAAAGTCACAGAGGCGCAGCTAAGCGTTTCAAAAAGACTGCTTCTGGCGGTTTCAAGCGTAAACAAGCGCATCTTCGTCATATTCTGACTAAGAAAACTTCTAAGCGTAAGTTACACCTACGTCCTAAGATGATGGTTCATAAAAATGACCATGGTCTAGTTTCACGTATGTTACCGTTCGCTTAA
- the rplT gene encoding 50S ribosomal protein L20 — MARVKRGVVARARHKKVLKQAKGYYGARSRVYRVAFQAVTKAGQYAYRDRRAKKRTFRQLWIARINAASRQNGLSYSRFISGLKKTSVEIDRKILADIAVYDQVAFAALVEKAKEGLAAA, encoded by the coding sequence ATGGCAAGAGTTAAACGCGGCGTTGTCGCACGTGCACGTCACAAAAAAGTTTTAAAACAAGCAAAAGGTTATTACGGAGCACGTTCACGTGTTTACCGTGTAGCTTTCCAGGCTGTTACTAAAGCGGGTCAATACGCTTACCGTGACCGTCGTGCGAAGAAACGTACTTTCCGTCAATTATGGATTGCACGTATCAATGCTGCTTCACGTCAAAATGGTCTGTCTTACAGCCGTTTTATCAGTGGTCTTAAAAAGACATCTGTAGAAATCGATCGTAAGATCCTTGCAGATATCGCTGTTTATGACCAAGTTGCATTCGCAGCGCTTGTTGAAAAAGCAAAAGAAGGCCTAGCGGCCGCTTAA
- a CDS encoding M14 family metallopeptidase: MFASLLVLSASVAYDSHLPPLLPWQGQSISLMQKAGPLTTDFELSSGEASPSYAETMAFVDRLVAANPTQFKAQTIGYSNSQRAIKMLIASEQGYFQASQIANDTKPTIFVQAGIHGGEIDGKDAMFMLLRDIATGKRRDILKNVNILFIPILNVDGHERSSAFNRINQRGPVKMGFRTNGNNLNLNRDFTKLDTPEIKSVLKVINDYNPNLYIDVHVTDGADYQYDVTYGYNPVFASESPAVSDTLNQLFKPLIDEKLVSQGHIPGPLVFVMDKREFKSGLAGWVATPRYSNGWGDLKSLPTILVENHSLKPYKQRVLGTYVFLDGAISALAEHSNELLAAVKKEQAFIPKQLSVKRGYAEQANEIEFKGISYAREQNALSGQVEVKYLGNKQDYTNLPIYWQKEVLHTVEVPKAFFIPPVYSDLVAKLKLHGVEFTQLEGVNTQPLKVAKVKDYTFDKAPFEGRFRVSANFDYVAAINVDLNGWYQVNTQQKAGELAVHLLHPEAPDSFFAWGEFNTIFQRTEYMENYALIPYARQMLKNNPKLALAFDKKINDDKVFAKDADARLNWLYEQSPFYDQAYLKYPILMSFEEDIVLAEQKDKEI; this comes from the coding sequence ATGTTTGCAAGTTTATTGGTTTTATCAGCTAGTGTGGCGTATGACAGCCATTTACCTCCTTTGTTGCCATGGCAAGGGCAAAGCATATCCCTAATGCAAAAAGCAGGTCCACTGACCACTGACTTTGAACTTTCCTCTGGTGAAGCATCACCAAGTTATGCCGAGACGATGGCTTTTGTAGACAGACTGGTTGCTGCGAACCCAACGCAATTTAAAGCTCAAACAATTGGTTACAGCAATAGCCAACGGGCTATAAAAATGTTGATTGCCAGCGAGCAAGGGTATTTTCAAGCCAGTCAAATAGCAAACGATACTAAACCAACCATTTTTGTTCAAGCCGGTATTCATGGCGGAGAAATTGACGGTAAAGATGCCATGTTTATGTTGCTCAGAGATATAGCAACAGGTAAGCGCCGCGATATATTAAAAAACGTTAATATTTTATTTATTCCTATTTTAAACGTAGATGGCCACGAGCGCAGTAGTGCATTTAACCGTATTAATCAGCGCGGTCCGGTAAAAATGGGCTTTAGAACCAATGGCAATAATCTAAATTTAAATCGTGATTTTACTAAACTCGATACACCAGAAATTAAAAGTGTTTTAAAAGTAATTAACGACTACAACCCTAATTTGTATATTGATGTACATGTAACCGACGGTGCAGATTATCAATACGATGTAACCTATGGCTACAATCCGGTGTTTGCTAGCGAGTCGCCGGCGGTATCAGATACACTCAATCAACTTTTTAAACCTTTAATAGATGAAAAGCTGGTATCGCAAGGACATATACCAGGACCACTGGTATTTGTTATGGACAAGCGCGAGTTTAAAAGTGGCCTAGCGGGTTGGGTGGCTACGCCAAGATACTCTAACGGCTGGGGAGACTTAAAGTCATTACCGACCATTCTCGTTGAAAACCATTCATTAAAACCCTATAAACAACGAGTTTTGGGGACGTATGTGTTTTTAGATGGCGCAATAAGTGCGCTTGCTGAGCATAGTAATGAACTATTAGCTGCGGTAAAAAAAGAGCAAGCATTTATTCCTAAGCAACTTAGTGTTAAGCGCGGCTATGCTGAGCAAGCAAACGAAATAGAATTTAAAGGCATAAGTTACGCGCGAGAACAAAATGCACTTTCTGGACAAGTAGAAGTTAAATATTTAGGTAATAAGCAAGACTACACTAATCTTCCTATTTATTGGCAAAAAGAGGTGCTGCATACAGTTGAAGTACCTAAAGCATTCTTTATTCCGCCAGTGTATAGCGACCTTGTAGCAAAACTTAAATTGCATGGTGTGGAGTTTACTCAGCTTGAGGGGGTAAATACTCAACCATTAAAAGTAGCGAAAGTAAAAGATTACACTTTTGATAAAGCCCCCTTTGAAGGGCGATTTAGAGTCTCGGCAAACTTTGATTATGTTGCTGCAATTAATGTTGATTTAAATGGCTGGTATCAAGTGAACACGCAGCAAAAAGCAGGCGAGTTGGCGGTGCATTTATTACACCCCGAAGCGCCTGACTCATTTTTTGCGTGGGGCGAATTTAATACTATTTTTCAGCGTACTGAGTACATGGAAAACTATGCATTAATTCCTTATGCCCGCCAAATGCTCAAAAATAATCCTAAATTAGCGCTCGCGTTCGATAAAAAGATTAATGACGATAAGGTATTTGCCAAAGATGCCGATGCGCGCTTAAATTGGTTATATGAGCAGAGCCCATTTTACGATCAAGCTTATTTAAAATATCCAATATTAATGTCTTTTGAAGAAGACATTGTACTTGCTGAGCAAAAAGATAAAGAAATTTAA
- a CDS encoding MBL fold metallo-hydrolase, translating to MHIITIPVTAFAQNCRIIACSQSKQAVVVDPGGDYNKIVAALKQHDLTLTAIWLTHGHLDHVGAADALRNTYSVKIIGPHKDEHFWFENLPMQAQMFGFAAVTAFYPDEWLAHDDIIRVGELSFIVRHCPGHTPGHVVFYQPQQQCVIVGDVIFKGSVGRTDFPKGDAQQLITSIKTQIMTLPDNTRILAGHGSDTNVGYEKQNNPFISGQFG from the coding sequence ATGCATATAATTACAATACCCGTTACTGCTTTTGCACAAAACTGTCGCATTATTGCATGCTCGCAAAGCAAACAAGCTGTGGTAGTAGACCCAGGTGGCGATTACAACAAAATTGTGGCGGCATTAAAACAGCACGATTTAACGTTAACAGCAATTTGGTTAACGCATGGCCATTTAGATCATGTTGGTGCGGCTGATGCCTTGCGTAATACCTATAGCGTAAAAATAATTGGCCCACATAAAGATGAGCACTTTTGGTTTGAAAATTTACCAATGCAAGCACAAATGTTTGGTTTTGCAGCGGTTACTGCTTTTTATCCAGATGAGTGGCTAGCACACGACGATATAATACGCGTTGGGGAGTTGAGCTTTATCGTAAGGCATTGCCCTGGGCATACTCCTGGTCATGTGGTGTTTTATCAGCCACAACAGCAGTGTGTTATTGTGGGTGATGTAATATTTAAAGGCTCAGTAGGGCGCACGGATTTCCCAAAAGGAGATGCTCAGCAGTTAATTACCTCAATTAAAACGCAAATAATGACGCTCCCCGATAATACCCGCATACTTGCAGGGCATGGCAGCGATACGAACGTAGGCTACGAAAAACAGAACAATCCTTTTATAAGTGGGCAGTTTGGTTAA
- a CDS encoding Lrp/AsnC family transcriptional regulator: MSLNHVDRQILALLQQDASLSTAEIADKVGLSQSPCWRRIAKLEQDGYIKSKVALLDEKKLGFDMLVYAHVRLSNHGKKNLAEFEKLILSYDQVTECYTMAGTMDFMLRIISQGIEGYEHFVRDNLLSLEYVQEVHSNVTMTCVKRSTALPL; encoded by the coding sequence ATGTCTCTAAATCACGTAGATCGCCAAATTTTGGCACTTTTGCAGCAAGATGCTAGTTTATCAACCGCTGAAATAGCAGATAAAGTAGGTTTGTCGCAATCTCCTTGTTGGCGCCGTATTGCTAAGCTAGAGCAAGATGGTTACATAAAAAGTAAAGTTGCACTTTTAGATGAGAAAAAGCTGGGCTTTGATATGCTGGTTTATGCTCACGTGCGTTTATCGAATCATGGTAAAAAGAATCTTGCTGAATTTGAAAAACTAATATTGAGTTACGATCAAGTAACGGAATGTTACACTATGGCAGGCACCATGGACTTTATGCTGCGTATTATTTCACAAGGTATTGAGGGCTATGAGCACTTTGTACGTGATAACTTGCTTAGCTTAGAGTACGTTCAAGAAGTACATTCTAATGTGACCATGACTTGCGTTAAACGCAGTACCGCTCTACCTCTGTAA
- a CDS encoding SulP family inorganic anion transporter, whose protein sequence is MFNLLSKAPSSAKNDILSGLTVALALVPEAVAFAFVANVEPLVGLYAAFIVGLITAIFGGRPGMISGATGALAVVMVSLVFDHGVEYLFATVLLMGILQILAGVFKLGKFIRMVPHPVMLGFVNGLAIVIFLAQLGQFKVPDGMGGQQWMTGNPLYIMLGLVALTMAIIHFLPKLTTAIPSSLVAIVTVTALVIGFDLEAHTVLDFLKGMTGDEAVTIAGGLPEFHIPMVPFTLDTFIIIFPYALILAAIGLIESLLTLSLIDEITETRGHSNKECIGQGAANITCGMFGAMGGCAMIGQSMININSGGRSRLSGISAALILLAFIIFASGLIEMIPLAALVGVMFMVVLGTFEWASFKMMKRVPLSDAFVIVLVSGVTVITDLAIAVCVGVIVSALVFAWQHAKHIYTTNYIDEQGAKVYELHGPLFFGSVKNFVELFDVKNDPNDIIIEFKYSRVADHSAIEAIDSLADKYKKAGKKLHLRHLSKDCTQLLHKARDLVQVNVIEDPTYKVVSDKLA, encoded by the coding sequence ATGTTTAACTTACTCAGCAAAGCGCCAAGCTCTGCTAAAAACGATATCCTATCTGGATTAACCGTGGCATTAGCCTTGGTCCCAGAAGCTGTTGCGTTTGCCTTTGTTGCAAATGTAGAACCTTTAGTTGGACTCTATGCCGCGTTTATCGTTGGTTTAATTACGGCTATTTTCGGTGGTCGCCCTGGCATGATTTCTGGCGCAACCGGTGCCTTAGCTGTTGTTATGGTAAGTTTAGTATTTGATCATGGGGTTGAATATTTATTTGCCACTGTGCTGCTAATGGGCATACTGCAAATACTGGCTGGAGTTTTTAAGCTCGGAAAGTTTATTCGTATGGTGCCGCATCCGGTAATGCTTGGCTTTGTGAACGGCTTAGCCATCGTTATATTCTTAGCTCAGTTGGGGCAGTTTAAAGTTCCCGATGGCATGGGCGGTCAGCAATGGATGACAGGGAATCCTCTGTATATTATGTTGGGGTTAGTGGCACTAACCATGGCTATTATTCATTTTTTACCTAAATTAACTACAGCAATCCCATCGTCGTTAGTTGCTATTGTAACAGTTACAGCCTTGGTTATTGGCTTTGATTTAGAAGCGCACACTGTACTTGATTTCCTAAAAGGGATGACCGGCGATGAAGCGGTAACGATTGCTGGCGGTTTACCTGAATTTCATATTCCTATGGTGCCATTTACCCTAGATACTTTTATTATTATTTTTCCTTATGCACTTATTTTAGCGGCAATTGGTTTAATTGAGTCTTTATTAACGCTGAGCCTAATTGACGAAATAACAGAAACGCGTGGGCATAGTAACAAAGAATGTATAGGCCAAGGCGCTGCAAATATTACCTGTGGCATGTTTGGTGCTATGGGCGGTTGTGCCATGATAGGTCAGTCAATGATCAATATTAACTCAGGTGGGCGTTCGCGTTTATCGGGCATTAGTGCTGCGCTAATATTACTTGCGTTTATTATTTTTGCCTCAGGTTTAATTGAAATGATCCCACTGGCTGCTTTGGTTGGTGTAATGTTTATGGTGGTGTTGGGTACTTTTGAATGGGCAAGCTTTAAAATGATGAAGCGTGTACCACTGTCTGATGCATTTGTAATTGTATTAGTGTCGGGTGTTACCGTTATTACCGACTTAGCCATTGCAGTGTGTGTGGGTGTGATTGTATCGGCATTGGTATTTGCTTGGCAGCATGCAAAGCATATATACACAACCAACTATATTGATGAACAAGGTGCTAAAGTATATGAATTACATGGACCTCTGTTTTTTGGTTCGGTTAAAAACTTTGTTGAATTATTTGATGTAAAGAACGACCCTAACGATATTATTATTGAATTTAAATATAGTCGTGTGGCCGATCACAGTGCCATTGAGGCAATTGACAGCTTAGCTGATAAATATAAAAAAGCAGGTAAAAAATTACACCTACGACACTTAAGTAAAGACTGTACGCAACTGCTGCATAAAGCACGCGATTTAGTTCAAGTTAATGTAATTGAAGATCCAACCTATAAAGTGGTATCTGATAAGCTTGCTTAA
- a CDS encoding sensor histidine kinase encodes MNWQSLIDNRQRFFWLLQVAGWIGYALVNYIGSKVFEMRDIYVFVILLNAYAGCLMTVPLRYIYRKIWHASPWVLMLVVFSASYITGTLWAVVQKFNLWEIYRHGYRPEEWFYYLQQGLDSVYIILCWSGLYFGVKYYQLLQSERQKALKATTMAHEAQLKMLRYQLNPHFLFNTLNAISTLILVKENKDANLMVSKLSDFLRYTLNTDPIKKVPLEQELHALMLYLEIERVRFDERLKVNIEISEQAKQALVPSLILQPIIENAIKYAIAHLVEGGVIDIKAQVFANELLLEVGDNGPGTELINGQLVNAQGVGVANTKDRLKTLYENNYSFVLSHNTPSGLKVNLRVPFEKAVK; translated from the coding sequence TTGAATTGGCAATCTTTGATTGATAACAGACAGCGTTTTTTTTGGCTCTTGCAAGTAGCAGGCTGGATTGGTTACGCCTTGGTAAATTATATCGGCTCTAAAGTATTTGAAATGCGCGATATTTACGTATTTGTTATTTTATTAAATGCCTACGCAGGCTGTTTAATGACAGTGCCGCTGCGCTATATTTACCGAAAAATTTGGCATGCTTCACCTTGGGTATTAATGCTGGTTGTATTTAGCGCGTCCTATATTACGGGCACTTTATGGGCTGTGGTACAAAAATTTAATTTATGGGAAATATACCGCCATGGCTATCGGCCAGAAGAATGGTTTTACTACCTGCAGCAAGGCTTAGATTCGGTATACATAATTTTATGTTGGAGTGGTTTATACTTTGGCGTTAAGTATTACCAGCTATTACAAAGTGAGCGTCAAAAAGCACTAAAAGCCACTACCATGGCGCACGAAGCTCAATTAAAAATGCTTAGGTATCAGTTAAATCCGCACTTTTTATTTAATACCCTCAATGCTATTTCTACATTAATTTTGGTAAAAGAGAACAAAGATGCTAATTTAATGGTGTCAAAATTAAGCGACTTTTTACGTTATACACTTAATACAGATCCAATTAAAAAAGTGCCGCTAGAGCAAGAGTTACATGCCTTAATGCTTTATTTAGAAATAGAGCGAGTGCGGTTTGATGAACGCTTAAAAGTAAATATAGAAATTAGTGAGCAAGCAAAGCAGGCATTAGTGCCGAGCTTGATTTTACAACCTATTATAGAAAATGCGATTAAGTATGCAATTGCACACTTAGTAGAGGGCGGTGTAATAGATATTAAGGCGCAAGTGTTTGCTAATGAATTATTACTTGAAGTAGGTGATAATGGACCAGGAACAGAACTAATTAATGGTCAGTTGGTAAATGCTCAAGGTGTAGGCGTTGCAAATACCAAGGATAGATTAAAAACGCTCTACGAAAATAATTATTCGTTTGTATTATCGCATAATACGCCAAGTGGGTTAAAAGTTAATCTGCGAGTACCGTTTGAGAAGGCAGTAAAGTAA
- a CDS encoding LytR/AlgR family response regulator transcription factor → MIKIKTLIVDDEPLARRGLAVRLEEFADIEVIKQCSSGADAIEICKNQKIDLIFLDIQMPGMNGFEVARALSESTRVLPAIVFVTAFDQFAVKAFEIHALDYILKPVDDNRLKQAVEKVHTYLKTQQDNAHKKKLASFVAGITGNNCEEILKKLATGDTLTDRRYPESLAVKEQGEIIRVPVVTIQWVDAAGDYMCLHCQDGQTHILRKTMKELEQELDPQLFVRVHRSAIVNTKQISKLVTQVSGEYLLVLENGQELKVSRSYRDKVKAALAS, encoded by the coding sequence ATGATAAAAATAAAAACACTTATAGTTGATGATGAGCCATTAGCACGTAGAGGCTTAGCTGTAAGGCTTGAAGAGTTTGCTGACATTGAAGTGATCAAACAATGTAGTTCCGGTGCCGATGCGATTGAAATATGTAAAAATCAAAAAATAGATCTCATTTTTTTAGATATTCAAATGCCTGGTATGAACGGTTTTGAAGTTGCACGCGCGTTAAGCGAAAGTACACGAGTATTACCAGCGATTGTTTTTGTTACTGCTTTTGATCAGTTTGCAGTTAAAGCATTTGAAATACATGCTTTAGATTACATTTTAAAACCCGTTGATGACAACAGACTTAAGCAGGCGGTAGAAAAAGTGCATACTTATTTAAAAACGCAGCAAGACAACGCCCATAAGAAAAAACTAGCAAGCTTTGTCGCTGGGATCACAGGTAATAATTGCGAAGAAATACTTAAAAAATTAGCCACAGGCGACACATTAACGGATAGACGTTACCCAGAGTCGCTTGCCGTAAAAGAGCAGGGCGAAATAATTCGTGTGCCAGTTGTTACTATTCAATGGGTTGATGCTGCGGGTGATTATATGTGCCTACATTGCCAAGATGGGCAAACGCATATATTACGTAAAACCATGAAAGAGCTTGAACAAGAGCTTGATCCGCAGTTGTTTGTACGCGTGCATCGCAGTGCAATTGTAAATACTAAACAAATCAGTAAATTGGTCACTCAAGTAAGTGGTGAATATTTATTAGTACTTGAAAACGGTCAAGAGCTTAAAGTAAGCCGTAGCTACCGCGATAAAGTAAAAGCAGCATTAGCGAGTTAA
- the pyk gene encoding pyruvate kinase: MLRRTKIVATLGPATDRDNNLEKIICAGANVVRLNFSHGVAQDHKDRAQAVREIAKRLGKHIAILADLQGPKIRVSTFKEGKVTLAVGAKFTLDAKMELGEGNINAVGIDYKELPNDVSANDLLLLNDGLIQLRVNEVVGHLVHCTVTVGGVLSNNKGINRLGGGLTAPAFTEKDKEDLLTAAEIDVDYIAVSFPRSGDDMRYVRSLAEAAGSKAQLLAKIERAEAVETQEAVDDIILASDAVMVARGDLGVEIGDAALMGKQKLIIRRARSLNRTVITATQMMESMIDNPMPTRAEVMDVANAVLDGTDAVMLSAETAAGDYPEETVATMARVCLGAESQKETHVSKHRLDSRFSSNAESIALSAMYAANHLDSVKAIVTLTESGSTAKLMSRISSGLPIYSLSRHASTLGQTALYRGVYPVFFDSTKTEKDGMVKAALATLVEQGALESGDTVIITHGDSMETVGATNTMKIVTVS; this comes from the coding sequence ATGCTAAGACGCACAAAAATAGTCGCGACACTAGGGCCTGCTACTGATAGAGATAACAACTTAGAAAAAATTATTTGCGCAGGTGCAAATGTCGTACGTTTAAACTTCTCGCACGGTGTGGCACAAGATCATAAAGACCGCGCCCAAGCGGTACGCGAAATTGCTAAACGCTTAGGTAAACATATTGCTATTCTTGCTGACTTACAAGGCCCTAAAATTCGTGTTTCTACCTTTAAAGAAGGTAAAGTAACCCTAGCTGTTGGTGCCAAATTTACCCTTGATGCAAAAATGGAGTTAGGCGAAGGCAATATTAACGCTGTTGGTATAGATTACAAAGAACTACCTAACGATGTAAGCGCTAATGATTTACTGCTGTTAAACGATGGCCTTATTCAGCTACGCGTTAACGAAGTTGTTGGCCACTTAGTACATTGTACTGTAACTGTTGGCGGTGTTTTATCTAACAATAAAGGGATTAACCGTTTAGGCGGCGGCTTAACTGCGCCGGCATTTACAGAAAAAGACAAAGAAGACCTACTTACAGCTGCAGAAATTGACGTTGACTATATAGCCGTTTCATTCCCACGCAGTGGCGATGATATGCGCTACGTACGCTCACTGGCTGAAGCCGCAGGTTCAAAAGCGCAGTTATTGGCAAAAATTGAACGTGCAGAAGCCGTTGAAACACAAGAAGCCGTTGATGATATTATTCTTGCGTCTGATGCGGTGATGGTTGCCCGCGGTGATTTAGGTGTTGAAATTGGTGATGCCGCGCTAATGGGCAAGCAAAAACTCATTATTCGCCGTGCGCGCTCATTAAACCGTACCGTTATTACTGCGACGCAAATGATGGAGTCGATGATCGACAATCCAATGCCAACACGTGCTGAAGTAATGGATGTTGCCAACGCAGTGCTTGATGGTACTGATGCCGTAATGCTTTCGGCTGAAACAGCCGCGGGGGATTATCCTGAAGAAACCGTTGCAACTATGGCGCGAGTTTGTTTAGGTGCTGAGTCGCAAAAAGAAACGCATGTTTCTAAACATCGTTTAGACAGTCGTTTTTCAAGTAATGCAGAATCTATCGCCCTTTCGGCTATGTATGCAGCAAACCACTTAGATTCAGTAAAAGCAATTGTTACCTTAACTGAATCAGGTAGTACGGCTAAGTTAATGTCGCGTATTAGCTCAGGTTTACCTATTTACTCGTTATCTCGCCATGCCAGTACACTAGGACAAACTGCGCTATACCGTGGTGTTTATCCAGTATTTTTTGATTCTACTAAAACTGAAAAAGACGGCATGGTTAAAGCGGCACTTGCAACACTTGTTGAACAAGGTGCTTTAGAGTCTGGCGATACAGTTATTATTACTCACGGCGACTCTATGGAAACTGTGGGCGCAACTAACACCATGAAAATTGTTACTGTAAGCTAA
- the gndA gene encoding NADP-dependent phosphogluconate dehydrogenase, which yields MQVALVGLGVMGKNLALNLIEKGITLVAYDKNPHAGEELLSCAKSEGLADKLHIVSDLGDMVRRLEAPRSILLLVPAGELVDAVCSELIEAGVQCSDIIVDCGNSNYKDGINRKLKYQNKFEFATMGISGGAEGARHGPAMMASGSEGGWERVEPWFTKVAASYKGESCFARVGQSASGHFVKMVHNGIEYALMQLIAEVYQLLRHGTGRSPKEVAEIFDEWSQEHLNSYLLSISSHILSLENQNNVPLVDLIDNKVGAKGTGLWTAQNALELGIAVPSLVAAVQARHLTNVYDTTAAQEMTYADRATTKVEIDLVELKDAFTLASLLAYRQGLALIKGASRTHQWKVDLSKTLQTWRAGCIIRADYLDSVAQGVEFIDTLDKEVFALRKITGQAMMTGLAFPVLSSSQTYFATLTTPSNGHLVQAQRDYFGEHGVKTHTGEVCHLTDLVEIDAKVR from the coding sequence ATGCAAGTTGCATTAGTAGGGTTAGGCGTTATGGGGAAAAACCTTGCCCTAAACTTAATTGAAAAGGGCATAACGCTGGTCGCTTATGACAAAAACCCCCATGCGGGTGAAGAGTTATTGAGCTGCGCTAAGTCAGAAGGTTTAGCTGATAAGCTGCACATTGTTTCTGATTTAGGAGACATGGTTAGACGTTTAGAAGCACCGCGTTCTATTTTGTTGCTTGTTCCTGCGGGCGAGTTGGTTGATGCTGTATGCAGTGAGCTAATAGAAGCAGGCGTACAGTGCAGCGATATTATAGTTGACTGTGGTAACAGTAATTATAAAGACGGTATTAACCGCAAGCTTAAATACCAAAATAAATTTGAGTTTGCCACTATGGGGATTTCAGGCGGCGCAGAAGGTGCTCGTCATGGTCCTGCTATGATGGCAAGCGGATCTGAAGGTGGTTGGGAGCGTGTCGAGCCATGGTTTACAAAGGTTGCTGCAAGTTATAAGGGTGAATCATGTTTCGCTCGTGTGGGCCAATCAGCCAGTGGTCACTTTGTAAAAATGGTTCATAACGGCATTGAATATGCGCTAATGCAACTTATTGCTGAAGTGTATCAATTGCTGCGTCATGGCACTGGGCGTTCACCTAAAGAAGTAGCAGAAATTTTTGACGAATGGTCGCAAGAGCATTTAAACAGCTACTTATTGTCTATTTCTAGCCACATATTGTCACTTGAAAATCAAAATAATGTACCACTTGTGGACTTAATTGATAATAAAGTGGGTGCTAAAGGCACAGGTTTATGGACTGCGCAAAATGCATTAGAGCTTGGTATTGCAGTACCGTCTTTAGTAGCTGCAGTGCAAGCACGTCATTTAACGAATGTTTATGACACAACTGCTGCACAAGAGATGACTTACGCCGATAGAGCAACCACTAAAGTTGAAATTGACTTAGTTGAGCTTAAAGATGCATTTACCTTAGCGAGCTTACTTGCTTATCGCCAAGGTTTGGCTTTAATTAAAGGCGCGTCGCGTACGCATCAGTGGAAAGTAGATTTGTCTAAAACACTGCAAACATGGCGTGCGGGTTGTATTATTCGTGCTGATTATTTAGATAGTGTTGCACAAGGCGTTGAATTTATTGACACCCTTGATAAAGAAGTATTTGCACTGCGTAAAATAACAGGCCAAGCAATGATGACAGGCTTAGCGTTTCCGGTGCTTAGCTCATCGCAAACTTACTTTGCTACATTAACCACTCCAAGTAATGGGCATTTAGTACAAGCCCAGCGTGATTACTTTGGTGAGCATGGGGTTAAAACCCATACAGGTGAAGTGTGTCATTTAACAGACCTAGTTGAGATTGACGCGAAAGTACGTTAA